From Stenotrophomonas nitritireducens, the proteins below share one genomic window:
- a CDS encoding S8 family serine peptidase — protein sequence MKKLTQLGVAVAGAVLMGSAGIPLVYAAEGIASSQNLLMKELAPLSGGQRFVIKYRAGTSELSSTTMLNQGLSAAVSRAALDRPVASTARSAARAPVKAGLLRRTALPGWRVVSTTRMLDAQEAESFLRELKANPAVEDARAERIYHHMGVAARAMTPQDPDYPRLQWNFSNAVSGVKAPQAWEISQGEGVVVAVLDSGIIEATPDLQANVIPGYDMISDKRSSRRDTDDRVPGGWDVGNWVEENYCTGWATSRPHRADTTTWHGTHVAGTIAQETNNAVGVAGLAHKAKVMPLRVLGSCGGWDGDIADAVVWAVGGEVPGLPINPNPAEVINLSLGSSEESECSPMLQDAFDFAVGKGSVVVVAAGNDSGDAGRYTMSSCSNVISVAATGVNGGRATRYSNYGKRVDISAPGGNAENNAQGWIWQMYNGGTERPTSEWYVEGLVGTSMASPHVAAAAAMVQSVVKTPLNWLQMRDLLMQTATPFPVAVPASTPMGAGILNVEAALVKVTTPPCDPAQQQCAPDATPLANKVAREGLSGGKGSVKIFSFEAQAGQVLSFISFGGTGDVSLYASLNKEPQPTQSDAFSVRAGNNETVRFTAPKRGTYYLKLVGVSAYDGVSLTARQ from the coding sequence ATGAAGAAACTCACGCAGCTTGGTGTAGCAGTTGCTGGCGCAGTATTGATGGGGTCGGCTGGGATTCCGCTGGTGTATGCCGCCGAGGGAATCGCTTCCTCGCAGAATCTGCTCATGAAAGAACTGGCCCCGCTCAGTGGCGGACAGCGCTTCGTGATCAAGTACCGTGCTGGAACGTCAGAATTGAGCAGCACGACCATGCTTAATCAAGGCTTGTCCGCAGCGGTTTCACGGGCGGCGCTGGATCGACCTGTGGCATCGACCGCGCGCTCTGCTGCGCGTGCACCGGTGAAAGCCGGGTTGTTGCGGCGCACTGCGTTGCCCGGTTGGCGGGTTGTTTCCACCACCCGCATGCTGGATGCGCAGGAGGCAGAAAGCTTTCTACGCGAACTGAAGGCCAATCCCGCTGTGGAGGACGCCAGGGCGGAACGGATTTACCACCACATGGGTGTGGCTGCTCGGGCGATGACGCCGCAGGATCCCGACTACCCCAGGCTGCAATGGAATTTTTCCAACGCCGTCTCTGGTGTCAAGGCACCGCAGGCGTGGGAGATATCACAAGGGGAAGGTGTAGTGGTTGCTGTACTGGATTCCGGCATCATCGAGGCAACCCCCGACCTGCAGGCCAACGTGATTCCTGGCTATGACATGATCTCCGACAAGCGGTCGTCACGCCGTGATACTGACGACCGCGTCCCCGGTGGCTGGGACGTAGGGAACTGGGTTGAGGAGAACTATTGCACCGGTTGGGCTACCTCCCGTCCTCATCGTGCAGATACCACCACCTGGCACGGTACGCATGTTGCGGGCACGATCGCCCAGGAAACCAACAACGCCGTTGGCGTGGCCGGTTTGGCGCATAAGGCCAAAGTGATGCCCTTGCGCGTGCTGGGCTCCTGCGGCGGCTGGGATGGTGATATAGCCGACGCGGTGGTGTGGGCGGTGGGTGGCGAGGTGCCTGGACTACCGATAAACCCAAATCCGGCGGAAGTGATCAACCTCAGCCTCGGCAGTAGCGAGGAGAGCGAGTGTTCGCCGATGTTGCAGGATGCCTTTGACTTTGCCGTCGGCAAAGGCAGTGTCGTCGTCGTCGCAGCGGGCAACGACAGCGGTGATGCGGGCCGTTACACGATGTCATCCTGCAGCAACGTGATCAGCGTTGCTGCCACTGGGGTGAACGGAGGCAGGGCAACCCGATACTCCAACTACGGCAAACGGGTGGATATTTCAGCGCCAGGCGGTAATGCCGAAAACAACGCTCAAGGTTGGATCTGGCAGATGTACAACGGGGGGACGGAACGGCCAACCTCGGAATGGTATGTGGAAGGCCTCGTAGGTACCTCGATGGCATCGCCCCATGTAGCTGCTGCCGCAGCGATGGTTCAAAGCGTGGTTAAGACGCCGCTGAACTGGCTGCAGATGCGCGATCTGCTGATGCAGACTGCCACGCCGTTCCCTGTTGCTGTCCCCGCTTCAACTCCGATGGGGGCCGGCATCCTCAACGTTGAGGCAGCGTTGGTGAAGGTAACGACGCCTCCTTGCGATCCTGCACAGCAGCAATGCGCTCCAGATGCCACTCCGCTTGCAAACAAGGTCGCCAGGGAAGGCCTGAGTGGCGGGAAGGGCAGCGTCAAGATCTTCAGCTTCGAAGCACAGGCAGGCCAGGTGCTGAGTTTTATCTCTTTCGGCGGCACAGGTGATGTTTCTCTGTACGCGAGCTTGAACAAGGAGCCGCAGCCAACCCAGTCGGACGCTTTTTCGGTGCGTGCCGGCAACAACGAAACTGTGCGCTTTACGGCACCGAAGCGGGGCACCTACTACTTGAAGTTGGTTGGGGTAAGTGCTTATGACGGGGTTAGTTTGACTGCGCGTCAATAA
- a CDS encoding ESPR-type extended signal peptide-containing protein, translated as MNRIYRKVWNKALGQLVVASELASCGGAGAVVDERTTVAHRLQLLVIAIALGLGVGAQVAPLHAQSVAVGGSAKCIVLGSANLADCAVQADATAAGSNAVAIGAQSVASAEGSVALGNAAVAQGRNSVALGAHAVAARDNVVSVGDVGNERQISNVAAGTEDTDAVNLAQLNAVAEEATQTSRYFSANGANDGSDDAQASGVGATAAGVGAVASGAESVAVGSYSSASGDYASALGYVNTATGGNSSAVGNFNQVDGENSSAFGFANFVEGENAVAIGNSSVALGDSSMAAGDAALASGPSSLALGSGAQATAVNSIALGTRSSASGDDSTALGYGAAASGRISTAIGLLADASGTGAMALGAGARAAGEQAIGLGTGSIALGQSAVAIGGGYVFAEEDSEGSFGTAATGRYSVALGAGASADGENSISIGVISTSTRANTIAVGQSAFAGADRAIAFGIKARALHQDSVAIGSGAKTDRDLSVSVGAQGMQRQITNVAAGTEATDAVNKAQLDEVASVAQHTGKYFAATGSADSDAGAYAEGDAATASGEASNAVGGGASAYGAGASAFGQDATAIGVDATASNIDALAVGHASTASGNSATAIGWAATASGDHDIALGSLASATGGQSVAAGAEATTSGFGAIAMGTYAEASTDHATAVGSYALASGEQATAVGGLALDTFVTQATGFGSAAFGNGAWATADLSTSVGFNSMADGEGATALGQRAFARASNSVALGSNSVAERADTISVGDAGAERQITNVAAGTEKTDAVNKSQLDDAVDVLATNEARTSRYFKAEGANDGSDDAQAAGIGATAAGVGSIASGAESTAVGSYNIAAGNYSSALGYVNTANGASSSAVGNFNQVNGDNSSAFGFSNLVDGENATAIGSNSIAIGERSLALGDGVVASGEQSLAAGAGARATAVNSMALGAGASAIEGSSAAFGLGALASGRSSIAFGEGSRATASGALAIGTRAFAIAEDAVAIGERSDARGVGSVAIGGTYLLRDGDSRDLVRARTYGPYGLALGAGAGALGENAIAVGVMATSNADAIAVGQGAIARSDRAMALGYAAYTEFENSVAIGAWSLTNREMSVSVGDVDMERQITNVAAGTEATDAVNKAQLDEVASVAQHTSKYFAATGSADSDAGAYAEGDAATASGEASNAVGDGASAYGAGASAFGQDATAVGVDATASNIDTLAVGHASTASGDSATAIGWAATASGAHDIALGSLALAMGRQSIAVGVKAMTSGLDAIAMGAFAEASADHATAVGSYALASGEQATAVGGLALDTFVTQATGAGSAAFGNGAWATADFSTSVGFNSMADGEGATALGQRAFARANNSVALGANSVAERADTVSVGDAGAERQITNVAAGTESTDAVNKSQLDEVAGVAATTDKYFKAAGMVDSDLGATAAAEGSVAAGEAAIAAGTYGVAVGAEAAASGQSSVAIGGAAMLAADAADRVSTSASGDAATAIGAGADAAGHFSLAAGALSEALGAEATAIGYRARASRLDGTAIGAASWAAGADSTALGHGSISRGKGATALGSNAEAIAANSVALGSNSLADRVNSISVGAEGEERQITNVAAGTEGTDAVNKSQLDDAVDVLATNEAKTSRYFKAGGANDGSDDALISGDAAIAVGASSEAIAASSTALGSSAIASALNSVALGAGSVADRDNAVSVGSAGAERQITNLAAGTVGTDAVNLDQLAAVAQAGQHTSRYFAANGADDGSDDAQASGSGATAAGVGSIASGAESTAVGSYNVAAGDYSSALGYVNSASGTNSTAAGNFNQVNGNDSSAFGFANFVDGNSATAIGSNSFAGGDESFAAGQGAIAGGYATVAMGSASESSGERSIAIGAGAAARGQDALALGSQSTASGSGAAAVGPQAQASADATTAVGGGAQASAQNSTALGHSAVASAVNSVALGAGSVADRDNAVSVGSAGAERQVTNVAAGSEDTDAVNKSQLDAVAGVASTNSKYFQASGTAAATASGGNAVAAGSGAVASAERAGAFGAASVANAVGATALGADASARAGNSLAVGRQAATTAVNGIAIGYASFASNGANSVAIGASAGASGANSVALGAGARATEANVISVGGGNGSNGPATRRIINVAAGRIVESGTDAVNGGQLYSTNQRVGAVETRVNDIDDRIGDVESVTANIVSYDDGERSKVTLAGIQGTTLDNVAAGNIALDSMQAINGGQLYQSLSSIAGILGGGAALGMQGLFVAPSYMVQGANYSNVGDALAALDTQITTIHANKGNPTGGGSGGVVGENGSGGVVLGDKAKAPDVAGTGIGHGAHAAGLNDTALGSHSRVEADGSTAVGANSAVSVSAVNAVAVGEGASVNAVAGTAIGQGAVVSAGAGTAIGQGASVRAEGAVAIGQGSVADRANTVSMGSAGNDRQITHVAEGTQAADAVNKAQLDRSAASANAYTDGKFGAMADSFEVLRSDMGRRLQNIDERIDRQGAMSAAMLNMATSAAGVRTENRVGVGVGFQGGESALSVGYQRAFGDRATVTLGGAFSSDDSSVGIGAGFGW; from the coding sequence ATGAATCGGATTTATCGCAAGGTGTGGAACAAAGCGCTGGGGCAGTTGGTGGTGGCATCGGAATTGGCCAGCTGCGGCGGCGCAGGTGCTGTGGTGGACGAGCGCACAACGGTGGCTCATCGATTGCAGTTGCTGGTGATCGCGATTGCCCTGGGACTCGGGGTAGGGGCGCAGGTTGCACCACTGCACGCACAGTCAGTGGCCGTGGGTGGAAGCGCCAAATGCATCGTGTTGGGCAGTGCCAATCTGGCTGATTGCGCGGTGCAGGCCGATGCCACCGCCGCTGGCAGCAATGCCGTTGCCATCGGCGCGCAGAGCGTGGCCTCGGCCGAGGGCAGCGTGGCACTGGGCAATGCTGCCGTTGCACAAGGCCGCAACAGTGTCGCCCTGGGCGCGCATGCGGTGGCTGCACGCGACAACGTGGTGTCGGTTGGCGATGTCGGCAATGAGCGGCAGATCAGCAATGTTGCCGCCGGCACCGAAGACACTGACGCGGTCAATCTCGCCCAGCTCAACGCCGTTGCCGAAGAAGCGACGCAGACCAGTCGCTACTTCAGCGCCAATGGCGCCAATGATGGCAGCGATGACGCGCAGGCCAGTGGCGTGGGCGCGACCGCAGCCGGCGTCGGCGCGGTCGCCAGCGGTGCGGAAAGCGTGGCGGTTGGCAGCTATAGCAGTGCCAGCGGCGATTACGCGAGTGCGCTTGGCTACGTGAATACCGCAACCGGGGGGAACAGTTCGGCGGTCGGCAACTTCAACCAGGTTGATGGTGAAAACAGCAGCGCGTTCGGCTTCGCCAATTTTGTCGAAGGCGAGAATGCGGTTGCCATAGGCAACAGTTCGGTTGCTCTCGGCGATAGCAGCATGGCAGCCGGAGATGCTGCGCTAGCTTCCGGGCCAAGTTCATTGGCCCTTGGTTCCGGCGCTCAAGCCACAGCTGTCAACAGCATCGCGTTGGGAACACGATCATCCGCCTCCGGAGACGATTCTACGGCGCTTGGGTATGGAGCGGCAGCTAGTGGGAGGATCAGTACGGCAATTGGCTTGCTGGCTGATGCATCGGGCACAGGTGCGATGGCTTTGGGAGCTGGAGCGAGAGCTGCAGGTGAACAAGCGATTGGACTTGGGACGGGGTCAATTGCGTTGGGGCAATCGGCTGTCGCAATAGGTGGCGGCTATGTGTTTGCGGAGGAGGATTCGGAAGGATCGTTTGGTACGGCGGCAACCGGACGCTACAGCGTCGCACTTGGGGCTGGCGCCTCAGCTGACGGGGAGAATTCCATTTCGATAGGTGTGATTTCTACAAGCACCAGGGCAAACACCATCGCTGTTGGGCAAAGCGCGTTTGCGGGGGCGGACCGAGCGATCGCATTTGGAATAAAAGCCAGAGCTTTGCATCAGGACAGCGTTGCAATAGGTTCTGGGGCAAAGACGGATCGTGATCTCAGCGTCTCTGTAGGGGCGCAAGGCATGCAGCGGCAGATAACCAATGTAGCTGCAGGTACCGAAGCTACGGATGCGGTCAACAAGGCGCAGCTGGATGAGGTGGCCTCGGTTGCACAACACACCGGCAAGTACTTCGCTGCTACGGGTAGTGCTGACAGCGATGCCGGTGCCTATGCCGAGGGTGACGCCGCGACTGCATCGGGTGAGGCGTCCAATGCGGTGGGTGGCGGCGCATCTGCCTATGGTGCGGGTGCGTCTGCATTCGGCCAGGATGCTACCGCCATTGGTGTTGATGCAACGGCCAGCAACATTGATGCCTTGGCTGTGGGCCATGCCAGCACTGCCAGCGGTAATAGCGCCACAGCTATCGGTTGGGCTGCTACTGCAAGTGGTGACCACGACATAGCGTTGGGTTCCCTGGCCTCGGCGACGGGTGGGCAATCGGTTGCAGCCGGGGCCGAGGCCACGACCAGTGGATTTGGCGCGATTGCCATGGGCACCTATGCGGAAGCGTCAACTGACCATGCAACTGCGGTGGGCAGCTACGCCTTGGCGAGCGGCGAGCAGGCGACGGCGGTCGGCGGTTTGGCCTTGGACACTTTCGTTACGCAAGCTACTGGATTTGGTTCGGCTGCGTTCGGCAACGGTGCTTGGGCGACGGCAGACTTAAGTACATCGGTTGGATTCAACAGCATGGCGGATGGGGAAGGTGCAACGGCGCTCGGTCAGCGTGCTTTCGCCAGGGCGAGTAACAGCGTTGCGCTGGGTTCCAATTCAGTCGCTGAACGCGCCGATACGATATCCGTTGGTGATGCGGGGGCGGAGCGGCAGATCACAAATGTCGCGGCGGGCACTGAAAAGACCGACGCGGTGAATAAATCGCAGCTTGATGATGCAGTGGATGTATTGGCCACGAATGAAGCCAGAACCAGTCGCTACTTCAAGGCAGAGGGTGCCAACGATGGTAGTGATGATGCGCAAGCGGCAGGGATCGGAGCGACTGCAGCCGGTGTGGGGTCGATCGCCAGCGGTGCCGAAAGCACCGCGGTGGGTAGCTACAACATTGCCGCGGGTAACTACAGCAGTGCGCTTGGGTACGTGAATACCGCCAATGGCGCAAGCAGCTCGGCGGTGGGCAACTTCAACCAGGTAAATGGCGACAACAGCAGCGCGTTCGGGTTCAGCAATCTGGTAGATGGCGAAAATGCTACTGCAATAGGCAGCAACTCGATTGCGATTGGCGAGCGCAGCTTGGCGCTGGGAGACGGAGTGGTTGCTTCCGGTGAGCAGTCATTGGCTGCGGGTGCCGGTGCGCGGGCTACAGCGGTGAACAGCATGGCGCTGGGGGCTGGGGCGTCGGCCATTGAAGGGAGTTCCGCCGCGTTTGGTTTGGGTGCCTTGGCGAGCGGGCGGAGCAGCATTGCTTTTGGCGAGGGATCTAGGGCGACGGCGTCAGGCGCCTTGGCCATTGGAACCAGGGCGTTCGCTATCGCTGAAGACGCGGTGGCGATCGGGGAGAGGTCAGATGCGCGAGGGGTGGGCTCAGTTGCCATTGGCGGCACCTACTTGTTGCGCGATGGTGATTCCAGGGATCTAGTTCGCGCAAGGACCTATGGGCCTTACGGTTTGGCGTTGGGTGCGGGGGCGGGGGCCCTTGGTGAAAACGCCATTGCGGTTGGCGTGATGGCCACCAGCAACGCCGACGCTATCGCTGTTGGGCAAGGTGCTATCGCGCGGTCGGACAGGGCGATGGCGCTTGGCTATGCCGCTTATACGGAGTTCGAGAACAGCGTGGCAATAGGCGCCTGGTCACTTACGAACCGTGAAATGAGCGTGTCCGTGGGCGATGTAGATATGGAGCGTCAGATCACTAACGTGGCGGCAGGTACCGAGGCAACGGATGCGGTCAACAAGGCGCAGCTGGATGAGGTAGCTTCGGTTGCACAGCACACCAGCAAGTACTTCGCTGCTACGGGCAGTGCTGACAGCGATGCCGGTGCCTACGCTGAGGGCGACGCTGCAACCGCTTCGGGGGAGGCGTCCAATGCGGTCGGTGACGGCGCTTCTGCCTATGGCGCAGGTGCGTCTGCGTTTGGTCAGGATGCTACCGCCGTTGGTGTCGATGCAACGGCCAGCAATATCGATACCTTGGCTGTGGGCCATGCCAGTACTGCCAGCGGCGATAGCGCCACCGCTATTGGCTGGGCCGCAACCGCAAGTGGCGCCCATGACATAGCACTGGGTTCGCTGGCCTTGGCGATGGGGAGGCAGTCGATTGCAGTCGGCGTTAAGGCGATGACCAGTGGCTTGGATGCAATTGCGATGGGCGCTTTCGCAGAAGCGTCAGCTGATCATGCAACTGCAGTGGGTAGCTACGCGCTGGCGAGCGGCGAGCAGGCCACAGCGGTGGGTGGGTTGGCCTTGGATACTTTCGTTACGCAAGCCACTGGAGCGGGGTCGGCTGCGTTCGGCAACGGTGCATGGGCGACGGCTGACTTCAGTACATCGGTCGGATTCAACAGCATGGCGGATGGGGAGGGTGCAACGGCACTCGGTCAGCGTGCTTTCGCCAGGGCGAACAACAGCGTTGCGCTGGGTGCAAATTCAGTTGCCGAACGCGCCGACACGGTATCCGTTGGTGATGCAGGGGCGGAGCGACAGATTACGAATGTCGCTGCGGGTACTGAAAGTACCGACGCGGTCAACAAGTCGCAGCTCGATGAGGTTGCCGGCGTCGCAGCGACAACCGACAAATACTTCAAGGCGGCCGGTATGGTCGATAGCGATCTTGGCGCCACTGCCGCTGCCGAAGGCTCGGTTGCAGCGGGCGAAGCTGCGATTGCCGCAGGTACCTACGGCGTGGCGGTGGGCGCTGAGGCGGCCGCATCCGGGCAAAGCAGCGTCGCAATTGGTGGCGCAGCAATGTTGGCGGCAGATGCCGCTGACCGAGTGTCCACCAGTGCCAGCGGCGATGCCGCCACTGCCATCGGTGCAGGTGCGGATGCGGCGGGGCACTTCTCACTGGCTGCGGGTGCCCTGAGCGAGGCGCTCGGTGCTGAAGCCACCGCGATTGGCTACCGGGCGCGCGCGTCGCGTCTTGATGGCACCGCGATAGGTGCCGCCAGTTGGGCGGCAGGTGCCGACAGTACCGCGTTGGGGCATGGCAGTATCAGCCGCGGAAAAGGGGCTACGGCGTTGGGTAGCAATGCCGAAGCCATCGCCGCAAACAGCGTGGCACTTGGTTCTAACTCACTGGCCGACCGCGTCAACAGCATATCGGTGGGGGCTGAAGGTGAGGAGCGGCAGATCACCAACGTCGCGGCGGGGACTGAAGGTACCGACGCGGTTAACAAATCGCAGCTTGATGATGCAGTGGATGTGCTTGCCACGAACGAGGCCAAGACCAGCCGCTACTTCAAGGCCGGCGGTGCCAACGACGGCAGCGATGATGCGCTGATCAGCGGCGATGCCGCCATCGCGGTCGGCGCTTCATCAGAAGCGATAGCCGCGTCCAGCACTGCGCTGGGCAGTTCAGCAATCGCCTCTGCATTGAATAGTGTTGCCTTGGGTGCAGGCTCGGTGGCGGACCGTGACAACGCGGTGTCTGTTGGCAGCGCCGGCGCCGAGCGCCAGATCACCAATCTTGCTGCAGGCACTGTGGGCACCGATGCGGTCAACCTGGATCAGCTTGCGGCCGTGGCCCAAGCAGGACAGCATACCAGTCGCTACTTCGCCGCCAATGGTGCCGATGATGGTAGTGACGATGCGCAAGCAAGCGGCAGCGGTGCGACTGCCGCAGGCGTCGGCTCGATTGCCAGCGGTGCCGAGAGTACGGCGGTGGGCAGCTACAACGTCGCCGCTGGCGACTACAGCAGCGCATTGGGTTATGTGAACTCGGCTTCGGGAACCAACAGCACCGCCGCAGGCAATTTCAACCAGGTCAATGGAAACGATAGCAGCGCGTTCGGCTTTGCCAACTTCGTGGATGGCAACAGCGCGACGGCTATCGGCAGCAACAGCTTTGCGGGCGGTGATGAAAGTTTTGCCGCAGGCCAGGGGGCCATTGCCGGTGGTTACGCGACGGTGGCAATGGGCAGTGCCAGTGAATCCTCGGGCGAGCGTTCGATTGCGATAGGTGCGGGTGCGGCAGCTCGCGGACAGGACGCATTGGCATTGGGTTCGCAAAGCACAGCGTCCGGCAGTGGCGCGGCAGCGGTAGGTCCGCAGGCGCAGGCCAGTGCGGATGCCACTACCGCAGTGGGTGGAGGCGCTCAGGCCAGCGCACAGAACAGCACTGCGCTGGGCCACTCCGCTGTCGCCTCTGCAGTGAACAGTGTTGCCCTGGGGGCCGGCTCGGTCGCCGACCGTGACAACGCGGTATCGGTGGGCAGTGCAGGTGCGGAGCGGCAGGTCACCAATGTTGCCGCCGGTAGCGAGGATACCGATGCGGTCAATAAGTCGCAGCTGGATGCGGTGGCCGGTGTCGCCAGCACCAACAGCAAGTACTTCCAGGCCAGCGGAACAGCCGCAGCCACGGCAAGTGGCGGCAACGCCGTCGCGGCCGGGTCGGGCGCAGTTGCCAGTGCCGAGCGTGCGGGTGCTTTCGGCGCTGCCAGCGTCGCCAACGCGGTGGGTGCCACTGCCCTGGGTGCTGACGCCTCGGCGCGGGCAGGTAACAGCCTGGCTGTGGGTCGGCAGGCGGCAACGACGGCGGTCAATGGCATTGCCATCGGTTACGCGTCCTTTGCCAGCAACGGTGCAAACAGCGTTGCCATCGGCGCGTCGGCGGGAGCGTCGGGGGCCAATTCGGTCGCGCTGGGCGCCGGCGCGCGTGCGACCGAAGCCAACGTCATCTCGGTCGGTGGTGGCAATGGCAGCAATGGTCCGGCGACGCGGCGCATCATCAACGTCGCTGCTGGGCGGATTGTCGAGAGCGGTACCGATGCGGTCAACGGTGGTCAGCTGTACAGCACCAACCAGCGTGTGGGTGCGGTAGAGACGCGGGTGAATGATATCGACGACAGGATCGGCGATGTCGAGTCGGTTACTGCCAACATCGTGAGTTATGACGATGGCGAGCGCAGCAAGGTAACGCTTGCCGGCATCCAGGGCACCACTCTGGATAACGTGGCGGCAGGCAATATCGCCCTGGACAGCATGCAGGCGATCAACGGTGGGCAACTGTACCAATCGCTGAGTTCCATCGCCGGAATCCTCGGTGGCGGTGCGGCGCTTGGCATGCAGGGTCTGTTTGTCGCACCCAGCTACATGGTGCAGGGGGCCAACTACAGCAATGTGGGAGACGCGTTGGCCGCCCTCGATACGCAGATCACAACCATCCACGCCAACAAGGGAAATCCCACTGGCGGCGGCAGCGGTGGAGTTGTGGGCGAGAACGGCAGTGGAGGCGTGGTGCTTGGCGACAAAGCCAAGGCTCCGGATGTGGCGGGCACAGGTATCGGTCACGGTGCCCATGCGGCGGGCTTGAATGACACCGCGCTCGGTAGCCATTCTCGCGTTGAGGCCGATGGCAGTACCGCCGTTGGTGCCAACTCTGCGGTCTCTGTCAGCGCGGTCAACGCGGTGGCAGTGGGAGAGGGGGCCAGCGTCAATGCTGTCGCCGGTACCGCCATCGGTCAGGGAGCGGTGGTCAGTGCCGGTGCCGGCACGGCGATCGGGCAGGGTGCCAGCGTGCGCGCCGAGGGTGCGGTGGCAATCGGCCAGGGCTCGGTTGCTGATCGCGCCAATACGGTGTCCATGGGCAGCGCTGGCAATGACCGCCAGATCACCCATGTTGCCGAAGGAACCCAGGCCGCTGACGCGGTCAACAAGGCGCAGCTTGACCGTAGCGCGGCTTCGGCAAATGCCTATACCGATGGCAAGTTTGGTGCGATGGCCGACAGCTTCGAGGTACTTCGCAGCGATATGGGCAGGCGCTTGCAGAACATTGACGAGCGCATCGATCGGCAGGGCGCGATGAGTGCGGCCATGTTGAACATGGCGACCAGTGCCGCAGGGGTACGCACCGAGAACCGCGTCGGCGTCGGCGTTGGCTTCCAGGGTGGTGAGTCGGCGCTGTCGGTGGGTTACCAGCGGGCCTTTGGTGATCGCGCGACGGTCACTCTGGGCGGTGCTTTCAGCAGCGATGACAGCTCGGTGGGTATTGGCGCTGGCTTTGGTTGGTGA